A window from Anser cygnoides isolate HZ-2024a breed goose chromosome 1, Taihu_goose_T2T_genome, whole genome shotgun sequence encodes these proteins:
- the CHRNA10 gene encoding neuronal acetylcholine receptor subunit alpha-10 isoform X1 yields the protein MEPGARLPGWLLALGLASTVLAPGCGGAQGRLAHKLLHDLFANYSSALRPAEDTDRALNVTLQVTLSQIIDMDERNQVLTSYLWVRQAWLDAHLTWDKDAYGGIDSIRIPSSYVWRPDIVLYNKWVALAPAAPRPGGAAGGHRKLGAGGRGPSGLEAVILAGLGGLRGHQQVWDHTKGQGHPGRAGGCWGGAVWGSHTSPSPQPCAPLGLSTTAAAPRPPLPQRRRPVQRLDGDQRGAALRRAHHVGLARHHQELLQGGRLLLPLRRAAVPPHLRLLDLQREPDRPPQPAGRGRPDGLRGERGVGGAGHAGHEERRHLRVLLGALPRRHLHAAAQAARLLLHLQPAPALRHDLLPGAPGLLPPGRLGGEGLAGGDGAAGPHRLPAAGGREHAAVGERAAHREVLHRHHDHDRRLHRADHLHHERPPLRAGGQAGAAVGTAPHPAPPGPRPLRLRGWRELQQPPAGGHGWNGAAGAPWGGRPAGAVSPQPLPLPPPRAAEQRGLHRRLLPTPPSRPAPCRGVEEGGQGDGSLLHVGLLHHGLPHERAGHRQSRLTAPPHTPPRVSRGWLIPGMVGGSGAGTAGTVVTDGGSRSAGEVLGAPPPPMPGG from the exons ATGGAGCCGGGCGCTCGCCTGCCCGGGTGGCTGCTGGCGCTCGGCCTCGCCAGCACTGTCCTGGCCCCAG GCTGCGGGGGCGCGCAGGGCAGGCTCGCCCACAAGCTGCTCCACGACCTCTTCGCCAACTACTCCAGCGCCCTGCGCCCCGCGGAGGACACGGACCGGGCGCTCAACGTCACCCTGCAGGTCACCCTGTCCCAGATCATCGACATG GATGAGAGGAACCAGGTCCTCACCTCCTACCTGTGGGTCCGCCAGGCCTGGCTGGACGCCCACCTCACCTGGGACAAGGACGCCTACGGCGGCATCGACAGCATCCGCATCCCCAGCAGCTACGTCTGGAGGCCGGACATCGTCCTCTACAACAAGTGGGTCGCGCTCGCCCCTGCCGCTCCCCgacccgggggggctgcaggggggcatCGCAAACTtggggctggaggaaggggTCCCAGTGGGCTTGAGGCCGTCATCcttgctgggctggggggactgAGGGGCCATCAGCAGGTGTGGGACCACACCAAGGGACAAGGCCACCCCgggagggcagggggatgctgggggggtGCAGTGTGGGGGTCgcacaccagccccagcccccagccctgcgccccgctggggctcagcaccacggcagctgccccacggccaccccTGCCCCAGCGCCGACGACCGGTTCAGCGGCTCGATGGAGACCAACGTGGTGCTGCGCTCCGACGGGCACATCATGTGGGACTCGCCCGCCATCACCAAGAGCTCCTGCAAGGTGGACGTCTCCTACTTCCCCTTCGACGGGCAGCAGTGCCGCCTCACCTTCGGCTCCTGGACCTACAACGGGAACCAGATCGACCTCCGCAACCGGCTGGACGCGGGCGACCTGACGGACTTCGTGGAGAACGTGGAGTGGGAGGTGCTGGGCATGCCGGCCACGAGGAACGTCGTCACCTACGGGTGCTGCTCGGAGCCCTACCCCGACGTCACCTACACGCTGCTGCTCAAGCGGCGCGCCTCCTTCTACATCTTCaacctgctcctgccctgcgtCATGATCTCCTTCCTGGCGCCCCTGGGCTTCTACCTCCCGGCCGACTCGGGGGAGAAGGTCTCGCTGGGGGTGAcggtgctgctggccctcaccgtcttccagctgctggtggcagagagCATGCCGCCGTCGGAGAGCGTGCCGCTCATCG GGAAGTACTACATCGCCACCATGACCATGATCGCCGCCTCCACCGCGCTGACCATCTTCATCATGAACGTCCACCACTGCGGGCCGGGGGCCAGGCCGGTGCCGCCGTGGGCACGGCGCCTCATCCTGCACCACCTGGCCCGCGCCCTCTGCGTCTGCGAGGTTGGcgagagctgcagcagcccccggcaGGCGGGCACGGGTGGAATGGGGCCGCAGGAGCACCCTGGGGTGGGCGCCCAGCCGGGGCCGTGTCCCCGCAGCCactgcctctgccaccaccacgTGCTGCTGAGCAGCGTGGGCTACATCGCCGGCTGCTTCCGACGCCACCGAGCCGCCCAGCGCCGTGCCGGGGAGTGGAAGAAGGTGGCCAAGGTGATGGATCGCTTCTTCATGTGGGTCTTCTTCATCATGGTCTTCCTCATGAGCGTGCTGGTCATCGGCAAAGCCGCCTGACGGCACCACCACACACACCGCCCCGGGTGTCCCGCGGGTGGCTCATCCCTGGTATGGTCGGGGGCTCCggagcaggcacagcagggacagTGGTGACAGACGGGGGCTCCAGAAGTGCTGGGGAGGTgttgggagccccccccccccccatgccggGGGGCTGA
- the CHRNA10 gene encoding neuronal acetylcholine receptor subunit alpha-10 isoform X2, whose product MEPGARLPGWLLALGLASTVLAPGCGGAQGRLAHKLLHDLFANYSSALRPAEDTDRALNVTLQVTLSQIIDMDERNQVLTSYLWVRQAWLDAHLTWDKDAYGGIDSIRIPSSYVWRPDIVLYNNADDRFSGSMETNVVLRSDGHIMWDSPAITKSSCKVDVSYFPFDGQQCRLTFGSWTYNGNQIDLRNRLDAGDLTDFVENVEWEVLGMPATRNVVTYGCCSEPYPDVTYTLLLKRRASFYIFNLLLPCVMISFLAPLGFYLPADSGEKVSLGVTVLLALTVFQLLVAESMPPSESVPLIGKYYIATMTMIAASTALTIFIMNVHHCGPGARPVPPWARRLILHHLARALCVCEVGESCSSPRQAGTGGMGPQEHPGVGAQPGPCPRSHCLCHHHVLLSSVGYIAGCFRRHRAAQRRAGEWKKVAKVMDRFFMWVFFIMVFLMSVLVIGKAA is encoded by the exons ATGGAGCCGGGCGCTCGCCTGCCCGGGTGGCTGCTGGCGCTCGGCCTCGCCAGCACTGTCCTGGCCCCAG GCTGCGGGGGCGCGCAGGGCAGGCTCGCCCACAAGCTGCTCCACGACCTCTTCGCCAACTACTCCAGCGCCCTGCGCCCCGCGGAGGACACGGACCGGGCGCTCAACGTCACCCTGCAGGTCACCCTGTCCCAGATCATCGACATG GATGAGAGGAACCAGGTCCTCACCTCCTACCTGTGGGTCCGCCAGGCCTGGCTGGACGCCCACCTCACCTGGGACAAGGACGCCTACGGCGGCATCGACAGCATCCGCATCCCCAGCAGCTACGTCTGGAGGCCGGACATCGTCCTCTACAACAA CGCCGACGACCGGTTCAGCGGCTCGATGGAGACCAACGTGGTGCTGCGCTCCGACGGGCACATCATGTGGGACTCGCCCGCCATCACCAAGAGCTCCTGCAAGGTGGACGTCTCCTACTTCCCCTTCGACGGGCAGCAGTGCCGCCTCACCTTCGGCTCCTGGACCTACAACGGGAACCAGATCGACCTCCGCAACCGGCTGGACGCGGGCGACCTGACGGACTTCGTGGAGAACGTGGAGTGGGAGGTGCTGGGCATGCCGGCCACGAGGAACGTCGTCACCTACGGGTGCTGCTCGGAGCCCTACCCCGACGTCACCTACACGCTGCTGCTCAAGCGGCGCGCCTCCTTCTACATCTTCaacctgctcctgccctgcgtCATGATCTCCTTCCTGGCGCCCCTGGGCTTCTACCTCCCGGCCGACTCGGGGGAGAAGGTCTCGCTGGGGGTGAcggtgctgctggccctcaccgtcttccagctgctggtggcagagagCATGCCGCCGTCGGAGAGCGTGCCGCTCATCG GGAAGTACTACATCGCCACCATGACCATGATCGCCGCCTCCACCGCGCTGACCATCTTCATCATGAACGTCCACCACTGCGGGCCGGGGGCCAGGCCGGTGCCGCCGTGGGCACGGCGCCTCATCCTGCACCACCTGGCCCGCGCCCTCTGCGTCTGCGAGGTTGGcgagagctgcagcagcccccggcaGGCGGGCACGGGTGGAATGGGGCCGCAGGAGCACCCTGGGGTGGGCGCCCAGCCGGGGCCGTGTCCCCGCAGCCactgcctctgccaccaccacgTGCTGCTGAGCAGCGTGGGCTACATCGCCGGCTGCTTCCGACGCCACCGAGCCGCCCAGCGCCGTGCCGGGGAGTGGAAGAAGGTGGCCAAGGTGATGGATCGCTTCTTCATGTGGGTCTTCTTCATCATGGTCTTCCTCATGAGCGTGCTGGTCATCGGCAAAGCCGCCTGA